aaacagtATTTGGGTCATGcacatttaattttaacatATATGGTTTGTTAAAGGTTTTGAAAAATccattataaaacaaaaataataaacccATCTGAAGGATGGAAAGCTAAGGTGTAATTTGACACACACAGTGGACAAAGAAAAGCTTTTGGGGATTACATACCATGTTTAAACTATAGGTTTGTCCATGGGGCCCTCCCTTCAGAGGTTTACCTAGGCCTAGCAGTGTGGACCCCAACCCATAATCCTCCTGCAGACACACCTGTAGAGGAGAGTATAAAGACCCTGGACTGAACTGAACCAGACATCACAGAGTCTCTCCACAGCAGCTCTCCACAGCTacacagcctccagactgacCGTGAAGATGACTGCCCCTGCAggcctgttgctgctgctcctgcttgGCCTTTCTCAGGCTCATCCTCTCCAGGAaggaagcagagaagaaaaccCAGATACCGTCGACATCACTACCCAGATTCTGATGACCAACAATGGCACCAATGAGATCCTGCTAGAAGGGGACATGCTggttcccagaaccagaaacGCCCTGAAATGCTATAACCAGAACTGCCGGTGGAAGAAAGGCTCCAATGGCTTGGTGACGATCCCCTACACCATTAGCAGTGAGTTCACTAGTTCAGAAAGGCAAGTCATCAGCCAGGCCATGAACGCATTCCGCAGCACAACCTGCATCCGCTTCGTCCCCCGTCAGAACGAGAACGACTACATCAGTATCGAGAACCTGTCTGGATGTTACAGCTCTCTGGGCAGAGTTGGGGGCAAACAGGTGCTCTCTCTCAACAGGCAGGGCTGCATCTACCAAGGCATCATCCAGCATGAGCTCAACCACGGCCTGGGCTTCCAGCACGAGCAGAGCAGGAGCGACCGCGACAGCTACGTCAGGATCAACTGGGAGAACATCGCCCCACAGAATGCCTACAACTTCAACAAGGAGGACACCAATAACCTCAACACTCCCTATGACTACTCCTCCATCATGCACTATGGAAGAACAGCCTTCTCCATCCAGGGGATGGACACCATCACCCCCATCCCTAACCCCAATGTCCCAATTGGCCAGAGAAATGGCTTCTCCCAGTGGGACATCACGAGGATCAAACTGCTCTACGGCTGCTAATGAAAATGCTGCAAGCTTCTGTTATGTCAGAACTAGGCAGCTGGATCTAAAATTAAGTCTATTTCTTTGTGAATCCTCTGATATCTATAATGAATCACAATTGTAATAAAATTCAAGCAAAAGATACTTGGggacaaaacaacaataaatgtgTCCTATGAGCAACTAGTTGACATGTTCTTTCATCACCATAAACATGCACTGCTTTGGTTGATTGCTTGTACTTGCATCCACCAGGATAGATAGACAGGGAGTGTGTGGAAAGATTAGCTAAACTGATTTCACAAAATAGAAATGATAGAAATATCCAGATAGAGTATCAGCTGTTACACCATATGCTACTATTAGAAAAGTGAGAAAACTCTTAGCCAGCTCATACATTGAAAATCGTTGCTGAAAGTAATGGTTTAATGGCTGAAATGGcaaaatgtaataaagttaCTTACAAATTCAAACGTGAACTGATCTAAACATCATTTGCTTAAATCTATAAAACTATACAACAACTATGATGTTTCTAATCTTAAAtaatccatcatctataccctgGTCATCTTagcaaatatttaatatattgcAAGTAAAACATGTGAAACATCACAGGTGGTATCGCCCAAGAGAACTCAAGAGTTTATCTAACAGGGCTATGAGGGTGTGttagtacatacagtacaactGAAAATAGTCCCTACCAAAGGGTTTTTCAGTTTGAATGAAGTTTGCTAAGAACTACTGTGCCCAGTGTTTTCAGAACATTAACCCTTATTAAAGCTTTATTTGAGTCGAGTTTGTTTTGTCATCATTTGTTGACAGTTGTCACAACATACATCACCGGCAGcctataaaacaataaaaatgatgctttgatcaataaagtttatttttagaaCTACACTGAAACGCTGTGAGTCATAGTCCAGGTGTTTTGATGTAATTAATCTCAATAATTATACAATGGAATGGATGAACCACTCATACTGAGGATCAATGGAGACTGCTGGTATTGGAGAGCAAAAGCTACAGACAAAAATAAGCAGTTCAAATGATTTAAATATGGcaacaaccacaaaaacatgACTGTTCCAGTTTCTTGGACTGAAGTTTGCTGTTTCTAACCTTTTAAAATTCATCATGTATGCCTGAACAGTtaatacatatacacactttcTAAAAAAGATGGCTAAACCACATAACATAgtaaatgacaaagacaaaaagccAACATAGAATCAGTGTGCTGGTCTCTCTCACCAAATCATTCTGCATGTCCTCTGTCAATCTGAGCTGTTGGCTGT
The Mastacembelus armatus chromosome 3, fMasArm1.2, whole genome shotgun sequence DNA segment above includes these coding regions:
- the LOC113122223 gene encoding high choriolytic enzyme 1-like — its product is MTAPAGLLLLLLLGLSQAHPLQEGSREENPDTVDITTQILMTNNGTNEILLEGDMLVPRTRNALKCYNQNCRWKKGSNGLVTIPYTISSEFTSSERQVISQAMNAFRSTTCIRFVPRQNENDYISIENLSGCYSSLGRVGGKQVLSLNRQGCIYQGIIQHELNHGLGFQHEQSRSDRDSYVRINWENIAPQNAYNFNKEDTNNLNTPYDYSSIMHYGRTAFSIQGMDTITPIPNPNVPIGQRNGFSQWDITRIKLLYGC